A single uncultured Methanolobus sp. DNA region contains:
- a CDS encoding AIR carboxylase family protein, whose product MVDIAIIMGSESDRSVANRVTGVLDGTDYSYDVQVISAHRNPDKLDEYISQSDSKVYIAIAGLSAALPGVIASKTKKPVIGVPVSAKMMGLDALLSTAQMPPGVPVASVGIDNGANAAHLAIRILDLI is encoded by the coding sequence ATGGTTGATATTGCAATAATAATGGGTTCCGAATCCGACCGCTCTGTAGCGAACAGAGTGACAGGAGTGCTTGACGGTACAGATTATTCATACGATGTCCAGGTAATTTCCGCTCATCGCAACCCGGACAAACTGGATGAGTACATTTCTCAAAGTGATTCAAAAGTATACATAGCCATAGCAGGATTATCAGCAGCACTTCCGGGTGTCATAGCATCAAAAACAAAAAAACCGGTCATCGGTGTTCCCGTCAGTGCAAAGATGATGGGTCTTGATGCCTTGCTCTCAACAGCACAGATGCCACCGGGTGTCCCTGTAGCAAGTGTTGGTATCGATAACGGTGCAAACGCTGCTCATCTGGCAATAAGAATATTGGATCTTATCTAA
- a CDS encoding chorismate mutase produces the protein MSTIKEVREQIEQIDSEIMQLIHKRVGMAAKVLEAKKLEKININDPTQNDVVLDRAADAAIELNLDVSAVKEIFDILIRMNIERQQELRGEGNLP, from the coding sequence ATGTCCACTATCAAAGAAGTACGCGAACAAATAGAACAGATTGATAGCGAGATCATGCAGCTTATTCATAAGCGGGTAGGTATGGCTGCTAAGGTACTTGAGGCCAAGAAACTGGAAAAGATCAATATAAATGATCCAACGCAGAACGATGTGGTTCTGGATCGTGCAGCAGATGCTGCGATAGAATTGAATCTTGATGTTTCTGCGGTAAAAGAAATATTCGATATATTGATAAGGATGAACATAGAGCGTCAGCAAGAGCTTAGAGGCGAAGGTAATCTTCCTTAG
- a CDS encoding shikimate kinase, producing the protein MVAKGSAYALGAGTVINAIATWKGAAFGIDLKTFADVELTDETTSVSGTIQGMPDADTQLIERSVSYVLEHFGVEMGGTVTTRSEVPLASGLKSSSAAANASILATLEAIGEELDPFDAVKMGVRAALDSKVTITGALDDACASFYGGFVVTDNKAMELLKRTEHEYEVLIFAPDRRSFSSGTNVSRSRMIAPWVDMAFDLSMEGNFEKAMTLNGFLYCGALGFETEFLMRALEIGVEGVTLSGTGPSYVALVNDEQAGLLEDAWKDHNVSGNVIRTKVNNKGAHKGACYETA; encoded by the coding sequence ATGGTAGCAAAAGGAAGTGCTTATGCACTTGGTGCAGGTACGGTAATCAATGCAATAGCCACATGGAAAGGTGCGGCTTTTGGTATCGATCTGAAAACATTTGCTGATGTGGAGCTGACAGATGAAACTACTTCTGTAAGCGGTACAATACAGGGAATGCCTGATGCTGACACTCAGCTTATTGAAAGATCAGTATCATATGTACTCGAACATTTCGGCGTTGAAATGGGTGGAACTGTGACGACAAGGTCTGAAGTTCCCCTTGCAAGCGGCCTGAAAAGCAGCAGTGCAGCAGCCAACGCTTCTATACTTGCAACTCTTGAAGCCATAGGTGAGGAGCTTGATCCTTTTGATGCTGTGAAAATGGGTGTAAGGGCTGCCCTTGACTCTAAAGTGACAATCACCGGTGCTCTGGATGACGCATGTGCGTCCTTTTATGGCGGTTTTGTAGTAACCGATAACAAGGCAATGGAACTCTTAAAAAGGACAGAGCACGAATACGAGGTACTGATATTCGCACCTGACAGAAGATCATTCAGTTCAGGTACCAATGTAAGCCGCTCAAGAATGATAGCTCCCTGGGTTGACATGGCATTTGACCTTTCAATGGAAGGGAATTTTGAAAAGGCAATGACGCTTAATGGTTTTCTTTACTGCGGCGCTCTTGGTTTTGAAACTGAGTTCCTGATGCGCGCCCTTGAGATCGGTGTGGAGGGTGTAACACTTTCCGGAACCGGTCCTTCGTATGTTGCGCTTGTAAACGATGAACAGGCAGGTCTGCTGGAGGATGCCTGGAAAGATCACAATGTCAGCGGAAACGTGATAAGGACAAAAGTAAATAATAAAGGTGCTCATAAAGGGGCGTGCTATGAAACAGCATAG
- a CDS encoding 4Fe-4S binding protein: protein MNEVVFGVKDDKQLEYTPEKCIGCGTCVMACPKGSLVIGSVGAVARGLIDKDFLENQTDLCIVCGICAKTCPTGALELKQAGASVNDNAYISVALKDTTVNDNCVHCGLCEQICPQGCIEVKQWLSNDGTASVDGETIIDTETCVHCGWCAAVCPANAINVEKPFEGTWVQDDNKCTACRSCVDVCPCNALFNPDWEAGERVNRVAQRADACIYCGACDMACPVKAITVTKTAIIPEVDKKTLLEKKLLNAEMKRPTLTSTLVIDEAACLGCGNCVIVCPVNATDEEVGAGYLNEVDGKKVLEVRNGVAQVVNQDLCGSDGACAMICPVGAITLEKREV, encoded by the coding sequence ATGAACGAAGTAGTGTTTGGAGTAAAAGACGACAAGCAGCTTGAATACACTCCTGAGAAGTGTATCGGTTGTGGAACGTGCGTTATGGCATGTCCTAAAGGTTCATTAGTTATCGGTTCAGTAGGAGCCGTAGCCAGAGGACTTATCGACAAAGATTTCCTTGAGAACCAGACAGATCTCTGCATTGTTTGCGGAATCTGTGCAAAGACATGCCCTACAGGTGCACTTGAACTGAAACAGGCCGGAGCGTCTGTAAATGATAATGCTTACATAAGCGTTGCACTTAAGGACACAACAGTCAATGACAACTGTGTACACTGCGGACTCTGTGAACAGATCTGTCCTCAGGGTTGCATTGAGGTCAAACAGTGGCTTTCCAATGACGGAACTGCCAGTGTAGATGGTGAGACCATTATTGACACTGAAACTTGCGTACACTGTGGATGGTGTGCAGCTGTCTGTCCTGCTAATGCCATCAACGTTGAAAAACCATTTGAAGGCACATGGGTTCAGGACGACAATAAATGTACAGCATGCCGCAGTTGTGTTGACGTATGTCCATGCAATGCACTTTTCAACCCTGACTGGGAAGCTGGCGAGAGGGTAAACAGGGTAGCACAGCGTGCTGATGCATGTATCTATTGTGGTGCATGTGATATGGCATGTCCTGTCAAAGCTATTACTGTTACCAAGACAGCAATTATTCCGGAAGTTGACAAGAAGACACTTCTTGAGAAGAAACTGCTTAATGCTGAAATGAAGAGACCTACACTTACATCAACACTTGTTATCGATGAAGCTGCATGTCTTGGATGCGGAAACTGTGTAATCGTCTGTCCTGTCAATGCAACCGATGAAGAGGTTGGAGCAGGTTACCTTAACGAGGTAGACGGTAAGAAGGTTCTTGAAGTCAGGAACGGTGTAGCACAGGTTGTAAACCAGGACCTTTGTGGTTCAGATGGTGCATGTGCTATGATCTGCCCGGTAGGTGCCATTACACTTGAGAAAAGGGAGGTTTAA
- a CDS encoding formylmethanofuran dehydrogenase subunit A — MAGTIAIKNGYVYDPLNDINGEMMDIFIKDGKVVTELSGADMKDVKEIDAKGKTVMPGGVDSHSHVAGAKVNVGRMMRPEDHYKYYQKKTPITHSGCGYSVPSVYLGGYEYSKMGYTTVFEAAVPPMEARHTHEEMRSTPMLDMGGYLVLGNNWFLMRYLKEGDIDKAAAYIAWMMRTHKTYGIKCVNPAGVENWGWGENIGALDQANIHFEVTPEEIIKGLTELNEKLGIPMPVHLHANNLGHPGCWEITRDSLKIPKNVKAKPNTDVEWAETKKNAKRHESVYLTHCQFNAFGGTSWRDFESGVKGITDYVNSVDHVVMDSGCVPFGDATVMTGDGPAIHDLYVLTGHKWSNTDVECECGSGVLPFEYLKSNPVHSVQWAMGLEVLLYVKDAWKSIMTTDSPNGGPFIKYPQVIAWLMSNKARQDTFSECHKWAQDRTDLGAETREMDLFEIATITRANPARTIGMSYRKGTLGIGADGDVAIYDIDPKKLEVNDYESIIRGFENAAYTIKAGEVVSQMGEIVAIPEKNTFYSDIATDADDEKSMLQDVKKWFKYYTLGFDRYPTPDKYLANPTPIQVNAEK; from the coding sequence ATGGCAGGAACTATTGCAATCAAGAACGGTTATGTTTATGATCCGCTCAACGACATTAACGGCGAAATGATGGACATCTTCATCAAAGACGGAAAGGTTGTCACAGAACTTTCCGGCGCTGACATGAAAGATGTAAAGGAAATTGATGCAAAGGGCAAGACTGTCATGCCTGGTGGTGTTGACTCACACTCCCACGTAGCAGGAGCAAAGGTCAATGTCGGTAGGATGATGAGACCTGAAGACCACTACAAGTACTACCAGAAGAAGACACCAATTACCCACTCAGGCTGTGGATACAGTGTTCCTTCAGTCTACCTGGGCGGATACGAGTACTCCAAGATGGGATACACAACTGTTTTTGAGGCAGCTGTCCCACCAATGGAAGCACGCCACACACACGAAGAGATGCGCTCAACCCCTATGCTTGACATGGGCGGATACCTTGTACTGGGTAACAACTGGTTCCTTATGAGATACCTCAAAGAAGGAGATATCGACAAGGCAGCAGCATACATCGCATGGATGATGAGGACCCACAAGACATACGGTATTAAGTGTGTCAACCCAGCCGGTGTAGAGAACTGGGGATGGGGAGAGAACATTGGAGCTCTTGACCAGGCAAACATCCACTTCGAGGTCACACCTGAAGAGATAATCAAAGGACTCACAGAGCTTAACGAGAAGCTCGGTATCCCAATGCCTGTTCACCTTCACGCAAACAACCTCGGTCACCCTGGATGCTGGGAAATAACCAGGGACTCACTCAAGATCCCAAAGAACGTCAAGGCAAAGCCAAACACAGACGTTGAGTGGGCTGAGACAAAGAAGAACGCTAAGAGACACGAATCAGTTTACCTTACACACTGCCAGTTCAACGCTTTCGGCGGTACATCATGGAGAGACTTCGAGTCCGGTGTGAAGGGAATCACTGACTACGTCAACAGCGTCGACCACGTTGTAATGGACAGTGGTTGTGTACCATTCGGTGACGCAACGGTCATGACCGGTGACGGTCCTGCGATCCACGACCTCTACGTACTCACAGGCCACAAATGGTCCAACACTGATGTAGAGTGTGAGTGTGGATCAGGTGTACTTCCATTCGAATACCTGAAGAGCAACCCTGTACACAGTGTACAGTGGGCAATGGGTCTTGAGGTACTTCTCTACGTCAAGGACGCATGGAAGAGCATCATGACAACTGACAGTCCAAACGGCGGACCATTCATAAAATACCCACAGGTCATTGCATGGCTTATGTCCAACAAGGCAAGACAGGATACATTCTCAGAATGTCACAAGTGGGCACAGGACAGAACCGACCTCGGTGCAGAGACAAGGGAAATGGATCTCTTTGAGATCGCAACCATCACCCGTGCAAATCCTGCAAGAACCATCGGCATGTCATACAGGAAGGGTACCCTTGGTATCGGTGCAGACGGTGACGTCGCAATCTATGACATCGATCCAAAGAAGCTTGAGGTCAATGACTACGAGAGCATCATAAGAGGATTCGAGAATGCTGCATACACCATCAAGGCAGGAGAAGTTGTTTCCCAGATGGGTGAGATCGTAGCAATTCCTGAGAAGAACACCTTCTACTCTGACATCGCAACCGATGCAGATGATGAGAAGAGCATGCTCCAGGATGTCAAGAAGTGGTTCAAGTACTACACACTTGGTTTCGACAGATACCCAACACCTGACAAGTACCTGGCAAACCCAACACCGATCCAGGTCAATGCGGAGAAGTGA
- a CDS encoding formylmethanofuran dehydrogenase subunit C yields the protein MADVILKPTGNFDLTVEAEVVTPDNFAGKSADEIGKLLVWQGPTEYPLTDFFSVEGNGGSSAEDTTIIFDGDISRVKRIGQEMTAGKILVKGSAGMHVGSGMKGGEIVVEGDADSWAGMEMKGGSIHIKGNTKDHVGCAYRGSWKGMSGGRITIDGNAVSQVGGGLTGGQIVIGGSVKHFCGIRISGGLIVVKGNAVRTVGAEMTGGTIVIGGCIERFTPGFTMEGVESDLKFDDIECPGEYKKFAGDYAIPQKGKGVLYVSCDNNECL from the coding sequence ATGGCAGACGTAATACTTAAACCAACAGGAAATTTCGACCTTACCGTAGAGGCAGAGGTTGTCACACCTGACAACTTTGCTGGTAAAAGTGCCGATGAGATTGGAAAATTACTCGTCTGGCAGGGCCCAACCGAGTACCCACTTACAGACTTCTTTTCAGTAGAAGGCAACGGTGGAAGCTCAGCAGAAGATACAACCATCATTTTTGATGGGGACATCTCAAGAGTAAAACGCATAGGCCAGGAAATGACAGCAGGCAAGATCCTTGTGAAGGGCAGTGCAGGAATGCACGTTGGTTCCGGAATGAAGGGCGGCGAGATTGTTGTCGAAGGCGATGCTGACTCATGGGCAGGAATGGAAATGAAAGGCGGTTCCATCCACATTAAAGGTAACACAAAAGACCACGTCGGCTGTGCATACCGTGGTAGCTGGAAGGGAATGTCCGGCGGACGCATCACAATTGACGGAAATGCTGTCAGCCAGGTAGGCGGTGGCCTCACCGGCGGACAGATAGTCATTGGCGGCAGTGTAAAGCACTTCTGTGGTATTCGCATCAGTGGCGGACTTATTGTCGTAAAAGGAAACGCTGTCAGAACCGTTGGAGCAGAGATGACCGGTGGTACCATTGTTATCGGTGGTTGCATTGAGAGATTCACACCTGGATTTACAATGGAGGGTGTTGAATCCGACCTTAAATTCGATGACATCGAGTGCCCTGGAGAATACAAGAAGTTTGCAGGCGACTACGCAATTCCACAGAAAGGAAAAGGCGTGCTGTACGTTTCCTGTGACAACAACGAGTGTCTGTGA
- a CDS encoding molybdopterin dinucleotide binding domain-containing protein, which yields MEALLNTGSTIDEGRLAKGGSKYTDDYTKECAVCWMCAEDFTSLGCPEKVAVISRDRKYSVALRTKVTEAMRSGQVFIPRSIWANVVVEPDTFSTGSPRYKGAPVFVEPTEDEILSAEEVVMKMYMGGK from the coding sequence ATGGAAGCATTACTCAATACAGGTAGTACGATCGATGAAGGAAGACTTGCAAAAGGCGGAAGCAAGTATACCGATGACTACACAAAGGAATGTGCTGTCTGCTGGATGTGCGCAGAAGACTTTACATCCCTTGGCTGCCCTGAGAAAGTGGCAGTCATATCAAGAGACAGAAAATACTCAGTTGCACTTAGGACTAAAGTAACTGAAGCAATGAGATCAGGTCAGGTATTCATACCAAGGTCCATCTGGGCAAACGTAGTTGTTGAGCCTGACACATTCTCAACAGGTTCACCACGTTATAAGGGAGCTCCTGTCTTTGTTGAACCTACAGAAGACGAGATCCTCAGTGCTGAGGAAGTTGTCATGAAAATGTACATGGGAGGAAAATAA
- a CDS encoding formylmethanofuran dehydrogenase subunit B has protein sequence MVYKNIICPVCGGSCDDVQVNLDKANGTIDVQNACKMGNAKFQEVVSHHRLLKPTIRENGKVKDVSWDEALEMAADILVNAKKPFFFLGSETSCEAQEVGLHIAEYLGGLADSNATICHGPTVMGIQESGMVGATAGQAKNRADMIVYWGVNALESMPRHMSRYGVFPRGYWTKRGRFDRTMVTVDPRVTPTAAAADLHLQLNPNSDYELLSAMFTILNGKEPHPSVEEITGIPISVMKQTVEMMKESNFVAIYVGLGVSSSYGKHRNIEIALNFVKEMNNYTKCNIGALRGHCNVAGFNQLASYLYGYPFGLDFTKGYPRYNPGETTCVDLLREKDVDAAFVMSADLMDHIPADSAQYLADIPMICLDIAPCPSTTAADVVLPGVIDAMECDGTFYRLDNVPVYFEPFTDSPFPETKSNEDTLKQLFAKVKAKKEA, from the coding sequence ATGGTCTATAAGAACATTATCTGTCCTGTTTGCGGAGGTTCATGTGACGACGTTCAGGTGAATCTGGATAAAGCAAACGGTACAATAGATGTCCAGAATGCATGTAAGATGGGTAACGCCAAGTTCCAGGAAGTCGTCAGCCATCACAGGCTCCTGAAACCAACCATCAGAGAGAATGGTAAGGTAAAGGACGTAAGCTGGGATGAAGCACTGGAAATGGCAGCAGACATTCTTGTAAATGCAAAGAAGCCATTCTTCTTCCTTGGAAGCGAGACATCCTGTGAAGCACAGGAAGTAGGTCTTCACATTGCAGAATACCTTGGCGGCCTTGCAGATTCAAATGCAACTATCTGCCACGGACCAACTGTAATGGGAATCCAGGAATCCGGTATGGTCGGAGCTACAGCCGGTCAGGCAAAGAACAGAGCCGACATGATCGTATACTGGGGCGTCAATGCACTGGAATCCATGCCAAGACACATGTCAAGGTACGGTGTATTCCCAAGAGGTTACTGGACAAAGAGAGGAAGATTTGACAGGACAATGGTCACAGTGGACCCAAGGGTAACACCTACAGCCGCTGCAGCAGACCTGCACCTTCAGCTTAACCCTAACTCTGACTACGAGCTTCTCAGCGCAATGTTCACAATCCTGAACGGCAAAGAGCCACACCCATCTGTCGAAGAGATCACAGGAATTCCAATTTCAGTGATGAAGCAGACAGTTGAGATGATGAAGGAATCAAACTTCGTAGCTATCTACGTAGGTCTTGGTGTTTCATCCTCATACGGAAAACACAGAAACATTGAGATCGCACTGAACTTCGTCAAGGAAATGAACAACTACACCAAGTGTAACATCGGTGCTCTCAGAGGTCACTGTAACGTAGCAGGATTCAACCAGCTTGCATCCTACCTCTACGGATACCCATTCGGTCTTGACTTCACAAAGGGATACCCAAGGTACAACCCTGGAGAGACAACCTGTGTGGACCTGCTCAGGGAGAAGGACGTTGACGCTGCATTTGTAATGTCAGCTGACCTTATGGACCACATCCCGGCAGACAGTGCACAGTATCTTGCAGACATCCCAATGATCTGCCTTGATATTGCACCATGTCCATCAACCACAGCAGCAGATGTCGTTCTGCCTGGTGTAATTGATGCTATGGAATGTGACGGTACATTCTACAGGCTTGACAACGTGCCTGTATACTTTGAACCATTCACAGATTCCCCATTCCCTGAAACAAAGAGCAATGAGGACACCCTTAAGCAGCTCTTTGCAAAGGTAAAGGCCAAAAAGGAAGCATGA
- the fdhD gene encoding formate dehydrogenase accessory sulfurtransferase FdhD, with protein sequence MSEQRYSERKGKDETFRKGEENISSPFYVPLECLEITENSKQHITVDVIVEEKFELFVNNVHVTTFFASPYELEELALGFLVCEGFIEPDTQVDSIKIEDKAIFCEIKINTPELEELTHLERCGTTSYRKDVIKHIDSDTKFSTGAIIHAVGQLKEVGRIWHSTGGAHTSIIYNNQGEVLYFCEDVGRACSVDKVVGKALMNGIDLSECALATTGRLASTMVSKAMNAGIPLISSKGATVRESVELADKAGMTLVAFVRGKNLYVYAGEERII encoded by the coding sequence ATGAGTGAGCAACGGTACTCTGAAAGGAAAGGGAAGGATGAAACCTTCCGCAAAGGTGAGGAAAATATTTCCTCTCCATTTTATGTCCCCTTAGAGTGCCTTGAGATCACTGAGAACAGTAAACAACACATTACTGTGGACGTTATTGTCGAGGAAAAGTTCGAGCTTTTCGTGAATAACGTTCACGTAACTACTTTTTTTGCAAGTCCTTACGAACTTGAGGAGCTTGCTTTGGGATTTCTCGTCTGTGAGGGATTCATTGAACCTGACACACAGGTTGATTCAATAAAGATCGAAGACAAAGCTATTTTCTGTGAAATTAAGATCAACACTCCTGAACTGGAGGAACTAACGCATCTTGAAAGATGCGGGACAACATCATACCGCAAAGATGTTATCAAACACATTGATTCTGATACTAAATTCAGCACCGGTGCCATAATTCATGCAGTAGGACAACTAAAGGAAGTTGGAAGAATATGGCACAGCACCGGCGGTGCACATACTTCTATCATCTACAACAACCAGGGAGAAGTTCTCTATTTCTGCGAGGACGTGGGCAGAGCATGCTCTGTGGACAAGGTTGTAGGTAAAGCCCTGATGAACGGCATTGATCTTTCTGAATGCGCTCTGGCTACTACCGGCAGACTGGCATCTACCATGGTTTCTAAGGCTATGAATGCAGGCATTCCTCTTATTTCAAGTAAAGGCGCTACCGTAAGAGAATCAGTTGAGCTGGCTGATAAGGCAGGAATGACATTGGTGGCTTTTGTGAGAGGGAAGAATCTGTATGTGTATGCAGGGGAAGAGAGAATTATCTGA